The proteins below are encoded in one region of Micromonospora pisi:
- a CDS encoding lytic polysaccharide monooxygenase auxiliary activity family 9 protein has protein sequence MVPWTGAAQAHGTIINPASRAYQCWKTWGNQHTNPAMQQQDPMCWRAFQANPDTMWNWMSALRDGLGGQYQARTPDGQLCSNALSRNDTLNQPGAWKTTTVGSSFTVQMYDQASHGADYFRVYVTKQGFNPTTQRVGWGNLDLITTTGRYAPAQNISFNVSVSGRSGNHVLFVIWKASHMDQAYMWCSDINIA, from the coding sequence ATGGTGCCCTGGACCGGCGCAGCCCAGGCCCACGGCACCATCATCAACCCGGCAAGTCGCGCCTACCAATGCTGGAAGACCTGGGGCAACCAACACACGAACCCGGCCATGCAGCAACAAGACCCCATGTGCTGGCGGGCGTTCCAGGCCAACCCCGACACCATGTGGAACTGGATGAGCGCGCTGCGGGACGGCCTTGGCGGCCAGTACCAGGCCCGTACCCCGGACGGACAGCTGTGCAGCAACGCCCTCTCCAGGAACGACACCCTGAACCAGCCCGGAGCCTGGAAGACGACCACCGTCGGCAGCAGCTTCACGGTTCAGATGTACGACCAGGCCAGCCACGGTGCTGACTACTTCCGGGTCTACGTCACCAAGCAGGGGTTCAATCCGACCACCCAGCGTGTCGGGTGGGGCAACCTCGACTTGATCACGACGACCGGGCGCTACGCGCCAGCGCAGAACATCTCGTTCAACGTCTCGGTGTCTGGGCGCAGCGGAAACCACGTCCTCTTCGTGATCTGGAAGGCGTCGCACATGGACCAGGCCTACATGTGGTGCAGCGACATCAACATCGCCTGA